The Euleptes europaea isolate rEulEur1 chromosome 19, rEulEur1.hap1, whole genome shotgun sequence genome includes a window with the following:
- the SLC45A1 gene encoding proton-associated sugar transporter A, with translation MPRCRAGEKSGEPRRPGIQASREDGRLAEREGCSSICHKTGKSAAIPLAMTTPSSDVIFPSLSAQELWRSQVTGYAGSITRHISHRANNFKRHPKRRKHIRPSPPPPPNTPCPIDQIHFGELHPQRSFLELLFNGFILFGIEFSYAMETAYVTPVLLQMGLPDQLYGMVWFISPILGFLLQPFLGAWSDRCASPFGRRRPFILVLAIGALLGLSLMLNGRDIGIALTDTVNNHKWGIALTICGVILMDFCADSADNPSHAYMMDVCCPSDQDRGLNIHALLAGLGGGFGYVVGGINWDRTGFGRAAGGQLRVIYIFTSITLTIATVLTLVSISERPLQPFGKKKKVMKSPSLPLPPSPPLLFEDCADEDPGSQNSVHLYASFTSPISPLSPLTPKYGSFISRDNSLTGLSGFASSFGTSNIDSVLIDCFTAGHDGYLAVPSSLPRQALSVSFPRAPEGFYCREDTPLDAGENAGTPGPDGEGLRVGSLDAIKPRSSGILKRPQTLAIPDIITGNIPETSRRRNVTFSQQVANILLNGVKYESELNGSSELCEQPLSMKLLCATICHMPKALRNLCINHFLGWLSFEGMLLFYTDFMGEVVFQGDPKAPHNSEEYQKYNAGVTMGCWGMCIYAFSAAFYSASLEKLEEYFSVRTLYFIAYLAFGLGTGLATLSRNIYVILSLCITYGILFSTLCTLPYSLLCDYYQSKKFTGSNEDGTKRGMGVDISLLSCQYFLAQILVSIVMGPLTSMVGSANGVMYFSSLVSFVGCLYSSLCVVYEIFPGEELAEEQQPLLLSA, from the exons ATGCCTCGCTGCAGAGCCGGGGAGAAAAGCGGAGAGCCAAGACGCCCG GGAATCCAGGCATCCAGGGAGGACGGGAGGCTGGCGGAAAGAGAAGGATGCTCCAGCATCTGTCATAAGACAG GAAAATCCGCAGCGATCCCTCTCGCCATGACCACCCCTTCCAGCGACGTGATCTTCCCTAGCCTTTCTGCTCAGGAACTGTGGCGGTCCCAAGTGACAGGCTACGCCGGCTCCATCACCCGCCACATCAGCCACCGGGCTAACAACTTCAAAAGGCACCCAAAGAGGCGGAAACACATCCGGCCGTCCCCTCCGCCTCCGCCGAATACCCCCTGCCCCATTGATCAGATCCACTTTGGGGAGCTCCACCCTCAGCGGTCCTTTCTGGAACTGTTATTTAACGGGTTCATCCTTTTTGGGATTGAGTTCAGCTACGCCATGGAGACGGCCTACGTGACGCCAGTCCTGCTTCAGATGGGCTTACCAGATCAGCTCTACGGGATGGTCTGGTTTATCAGCCCAATTCTAG GATTCCTGCTGCAGCCCTTCCTCGGGGCCTGGAGCGACAGATGCGCTTCCCCCTTTGGCAGAAGGAGGCCTTTCATCCTGGTCCTGGCTATCG GGGCGTTGCTGGGACTCTCTTTGATGCTGAATGGCAGAGATATTGGAATTGCTTTGACAGACACTGTGAATAACCACAAATGGGGAATTGCACTCACCATCTGCGGAGTCATCCTTATGGATTTCTGTGCGGATTCTGCTGACAATCCCAGCCATGCCTACATGATGGACGTGTGTTGCCCATCAGATCAAGACCGAGGACTCAATATTCATGCCTTGCTAGCTG gaCTTGGAGGGGGCTTCGGCTACGTCGTCGGAGGCATTAACTGGGACCGGACCGGCTTTGGAAGAGCGGCGGGGGGGCAACTCCGGGTCATCTACATCTTCACCTCCATCACACTGACAATCGCCACCGTCTTGACTTTGGTCAGTATTTCCGAAAGGCCCTTGCAGCCTTTCGGCAAGAAGAAGAAGGTCATGAAGAGCCCCAGCCTGCCGCTCCCTCCGTCCCCGCCCCTCCTTTTCGAGGACTGTGCCGACGAGGACCCCGGCTCGCAGAACTCGGTCCATTTGTACGCCAGCTTCACCAGCCCCATTTCCCCGCTCAGCCCGCTCACGCCAAAATATGGCAGCTTCATCAGCAGGGACAATTCCTTGACGGGCCTCAGTGGCTTTGCCTCCTCGTTTGGGACCTCCAACATCGACAGCGTGCTGATCGACTGCTTCACAGCCGGACACGACGGCTACTTGGCCGTCCCTTCTAGCTTGCCCAGGCAAGCCTTGAGTGTGAGCTTCCCCAGGGCTCCGGAGGGATTTTATTGCCGTGAAGACACCCCTTTGGACGCTGGGGAGAATGCCGGGACTCCGGGACCGGATGGAGAGGGGCTGAGGGTGGGTTCTTTAGATGCCATCAAACCACGATCGTCAGGGATTCTGAAAAGACCCCAGACTTTGGCGATCCCCGATATCATCACAGGCAACATTCCCGAGACAAGCAGGAGACGGAATGTCACCTTCAGCCAACAA GTAGCCAACATTTTGCTGAACGGGGTGAAGTACGAGAGCGAGCTGAACGGGTCGAGTGAACTTTGCGAGCAGCCGCTGTCCATGAAGCTCCTGTGCGCCACCATCTGCCACATGCCGAAGGCCCTGCGCAACCTCTGCATCAACCACTTCCTAG GCTGGCTCTCCTTTGAAGGGATGCTTCTGTTCTACACAGACTTCATGGGGGAAGTGGTCTTCCAAGGTGACCCCAAAGCCCCTCACAATTCCGAAGAGTATCAGAAGTACAACGCAGGCGTGACCATGGGGTGCTGGGGAATGTGCATCTATGCATTCAGCGCTGCCTTCTATTCTG cctcaCTGGAGAAACTGGAGGAATACTTCAGTGTCCGCACTCTCTATTTCATAGCGTATCTGGCCTTCGGACTTGGCACCGGCCTAGCTACGTTGTCCAGAAATATCTACGTGATTTTATCACTATGCATAACTTATGGTATTTTGTTTTCTACACTCTGCACGCTTCCGTACTCTCTGCTATGCGACTATTACCAGAGTAAAAAG TTTACAGGATCCAACGAGGATGGCACAAAGAGAGGGATGGGGGTAGACATCTCCCTCCTGAGCTGCCAGTATTTTCTCGCACAGATCCTGGTCTCCATCGTGATGGGGCCTTTGACATCCATGGTGGGCAGCGCAAACGGGGTGATGTACTTTTCCAGCCTGGTCTCTTTTGTCGGCTGCTTGTATTCGTCCCTCTGCGTGGTCTACGAGATCTTCCCGGGCGAGGAACTAGCTGAAGAGCAGCAGCCACTATTGCTGAGCGCATGA
- the LOC130491613 gene encoding claudin-16-like: MKITAPALAADMLAMVLGVSGLLLLFLCAGSDCWRQDAKDPLSSVGLSVRCRGLWSECIFDNVANLWTCDIPISYLSEHPAVLVVTRVLVILSSFLTLAAMPPFIAGMKCTNLIRDKAPRKYKFSLAAGTLFLLGGLAGAIAVLWYGIDTVQKYKLEVTFGIPGVTYELGYAYWMAAGGAACACSAGILLIVASCLDAQSLGKDQSPRPCPTDSKGTYL; this comes from the exons ATGAAAATCACAGCACCGGCATTGGCTGCGGATATGTTGGCGATGGTGTTAGGGGTCTCGGGCCTTCTGCTTCTCTTCCTGTGTGCCGGATCAGATTGCTGGCGG CAAGACGCCAAGGATCCTCTGTCTTCCGTGGGCTTGAGTGTCCGGTGTCGGGGTCTGTGGAGCGAGTGCATATTTGATAACGTGGCCAACCTCTGGACATGCGATATTCCTATCTCCTATCTCAGCGAACACCCCG CTGTCCTTGTGGTCACCCGGGTCTTGGTCATCCTCTCAAGCTTCCTGACCCTTGCTGCCATGCCCCCTTTCATCGCTGGGATGAAATGCACCAACCTGATCCGTGACAAAGCCCCACGGAAGTACAAGTTTTCCCTGGCTGCTGGGACCTTGTTCCTCCTAGGAG GCCTAGCTGGTGCAATTGCTGTCCTTTGGTATGGTATCGACACTGTGCAGAAGTATAAATTAGAG GTCACCTTTGGCATTCCCGGTGTGACTTACGAACTCGGCTATGCCTACTGGATGGCCGCGGGGGGTGCCGCTTGCGCGTGCTCTGCTGGCATTCTGCTGATTGTGGCCAGCTGTCTCGATGCCCAGAGTCTAGGAAAGGACCAGAGCCCTCGGCCTTGCCCTACTGATTCCAAAGGCACCTACCTGTGA
- the LOC130491747 gene encoding claudin-16-like, with amino-acid sequence MASLFQLTSFCVAFVSTLFLVAATWTDCWMVNVDDSLEVSHKCRGLWRECVSNLKDGIRTCDLYDSILAEHPLKIVVTRALLITADILSGFALALLALGLDCIKFLKDEPEIKLKMRYASGLVLGFGSVLGLVGSVWYAIDVYLERARLMVHNMFLGVHYDFGWSCWLGMAGSTGGFLASLVVTCCLYNATASSRRRQRLTFHTRAVTCKMYAVASQV; translated from the exons ATGGCTTCGCTGTTCCAGCTGACGTCTTTCTGTGTGGCTTTTGTCTCCACCCTCTTCCTGGTCGCGGCCACTTGGACGGATTGCTGGATGGTTAACGTTGATGACAGCTTAGAG GTCAGCCACAAATGTCGAGGGCTTTGGAGGGAGTGTGTCAGCAACTTGAAGGACGGCATTAGGACCTGTGACCTGTATGATTCCATTTTAGCAGAACATCCCT taAAGATAGTGGTGACTCGGGCCTTACTGATCACGGCAGACATCCTCTCAGGCTTCGCTTTGGCGCTGCTGGCATTGGGCCTGGACTGCATCAAATTCCTGAAGGACGAGCCAGAAATCAAGCTGAAGATGCGCTATGCGTCCGGATTGGTGCTCGGGTTCGGAA GTGTCCTCGGACTGGTGGGCTCAGTGTGGTACGCCATCGATGTCTAcctggagagggccaggctcatgGTGCATAACATGTTTTTGGGCGTCCATTATGACTTCGGCTGGTCCTGCTGGCTAGGCATGGCCGGCTCCACAGGAGGCTTTCTGGCATCCCTCGTGGTGACTTGCTGCCTTTACAACGCCACAG CTTCCTCCCGGAGACGTCAACGGCTCACGTTCCATACACGGGCCGTCACCTGCAAGATGTATGCCGTCGCTTCTCAAGTCTGA